The following proteins come from a genomic window of Salvia hispanica cultivar TCC Black 2014 chromosome 4, UniMelb_Shisp_WGS_1.0, whole genome shotgun sequence:
- the LOC125221845 gene encoding uncharacterized protein LOC125221845 isoform X1, translated as MDFHSMNRKQLQTLCKRHKIPANLSNLEMANRLTKFLKEENVSEIESVGEVVNKKNKKVRFSPEHELFEFTRSPIQIKRRSRRNSVSGRDNNWSIEMEAETVGREGSTAQTGELKLVEAEVKQNKRGRKAVKCSDGKKVASAVDSCEDGQLVTEVRPVRMTRLRGKTEAEGEMICAKDDYKRDEKASDRVKNAGNTEIAENHSRVTRSKAQKVTEAPAAKEKKGRKEVKNIGKVAAVRAETGDNRNSLSKRGDEGEGKSAMGSDERSAGEHVTVEPQLALRRSKRKVNGVGGSEMLICDTREHEKVKGSTKTFKLLASGVPEVDTEISGVEGDQGRGAVLKIEEPIQKMEPRRSNRRKTVIDYTRLIGDTLRSSLTQSDIVPEASKDEKMVIQPIGVTRRSGRKTLSVKMVSTIDTDSAVENLNAEKPKSESCLGEKEIFAVVQKNTRVTRNTSKCKPPGSLDKVGTDSAAENIVAEKHISESCLGEKENVAAVQKNMRLTRNTSKCKPPGPLDKIGGDSNIHQKNKVTKRKRVHVSGDAMIKNNDTISGEQSLKGRSSEEVVSPTAKGKFSDEMTQPHRLDKPQTLDTSSHHNSSGIGVSLFLNVQLSVSKDSESANNLCSKNIISDVDLTSIKETHEMKEEVSAADSADNSCMNLANEGKLVNSNANAASTSKSAARGTESSASEDQICNSSIVEVKEGKLLWEFDVHESVEQNIKEVGRNGSEAWMYSQAEDSGCNNKINDQVFAEGLNVPEEEGSAETCSSADSFLNGDQSDVKTDLEVAETEVDEHVQPCVSLVDHHNDQDDLELGASSNILDINNEDTSRTPGAFKSCGTDYTYSKSSSKLKVPSLGMTVHHVDDVAKGFETFFHNSRASESAEADEGGCSKDQSNSSDQFNESNMPELCHSERNAGIVSPDKLCTDSTGVNLKKGHDDVQVDKLFDQEGRYRITPQEKENFSGEHSVEDFNEQGLSQHDSPSIAPTTMYNSTGDHKSSNSQETDPSSPSCVSETQAEKQKSLVANSNELAPSNKRQVTLSSASELAGNAVCFLKSSEMKHAGGLIADEDVNDENYDIDEEVSAEASISHVKSCSVNKIAAGSLGDVKFQDTAETVHEHKNLVARKTESDADEEASLATSRQIWTEAELQNLFGTSDEYAPPGLSDTFCQGSERANMTMSENKSTPSISGILTEKPEKEMDEESGIESDANIYGNALESLFATPVKITPCKTEETYSHGSILDGSVMSVQEGSVTMKGNVPTGVTSNEKAQNAGYEIENNLGTGAALPSHGGDGICEDVNEVESFDRVLDGSATSIQEWSEAMKENVATDVTSNEKENTAGYEIGGNLGTGAALSDNGGDDICEDVNKVERVLDGSVTSIQECSEAMKENVATDVTSNEKENTAGYEIEGNLGTGAALLSDNCGDDIWKDVNEVERVLDGSVTSIQECSEAMKENVATDVTSNEKENTAGYEIGGNLGTGAALSDNGGDDICEDVNEVERVLDGSVTSIQEYSEAMKENVATGVATNEKAHNAGYEVESNLGTGVALSNNGGDAIFEDVNEVESVELLNTFTGVLFEAEYDGCEALEDQLTHSKEECLLESNSITEEDIEEHAIPLAESCLNDEETEKSIISVSGSPRDLYELMSESRSCKSEAHNKFKGEMTQSTTSELSDANLQKSEVPENSHLPAACTNDHYNLRETSIKTSNEPEVENIGSSNRGISSLISLKVSPDCEESILGSDDQYEAKKLDEQDGNPKCSQDISDELHTTSEVAIQGNVSIGYNNSQELEQLVSSDELDSISKEAKGMETTTQTLNNTDAVAEHGSFACRASGGDKKLETGEPVLKLDEEKVQDAGFELENSSCVGDLLSDDGGEDTCGKMNDEEEQLPENTEECQKGASFIPEDNEEKVTSPETDSSNELTEEYLNILSGTPKNLDINGGCQDMLFDNALSESVIRKSIADYKSEQEIIQGSEVEDELSDADLQKSNISKNSQNVIDEGTYLPLSSEASPVSDELTQNKICGVMICDEVDTKGKSSQDVSDESHTNSEVAILKSLSDSNDQTEDAGRACSLELERTSLEINEAGTATQDLNKGVGPRDHGSSICGAELLLHARDEKSDSLKGDNSMKDIEEAETLTTQMVQFPVERHFEKNVEDFKNYTIALSNSPASGSDGILRESDVADTIKEYIDSESSLPVIFENSGASLPSDMLADTDEAVASEKSAMSIYEKDIAARRDCLTPMMEISSHSSKDEDTVPSLECLNTEQEEDTLSIRPAQVSEKAANSPERIDEGNTIKLDAVEDGHITACSTMRKNARTILIHGTPGKLIAADMKENELNQKRSNIGYITAARPAKRRPLQDLQGK; from the exons ATGGATTTCCACTCCATGAATCGCAAACAGCTGCAGACATTATGCAAGAGGCACAAGATTCCCGCAAATTTGTCCAATCTCGAGATGGCCAACAGGCTCACGAAATTTCTCAAG GAAGAAAATGTGAGCGAAATCGAATCTGTGGGTGAGGTTGTGAATAAAAAGAACAAGAAAGTACGATTTAGTCCGGAGCATGAATTGTTTGAGTTTACCAGATCGCcaatacaaattaaaagaagaaGTAGGAGGAATTCTGTTTCAGGGAGAGATAATAATTGGTCAATTGAAATGGAGGCAGAAACTGTGGGTAGAGAGGGTAGCACTGCGCAGACTGGAGAGTTGAAGTTGGTGGAGGCAGAGGTTAAGCAGAATAAGAGAGGAAGGAAGGCTGTGAAATGTAGTGATGGAAAAAAAGTTGCTTCTGCTGTTGATAGTTGTGAAGATGGACAGTTGGTAACGGAAGTTAGGCCAGTTAGAATGACGCGGCTGAGAGGGAAGACGGAAGCAGAGGGCGAGATGATATGTGCAAAAGATGATTATAAGAGGGATGAGAAAGCTTCAGATAGAGTCAAGAATGCTGGGAACACTGAGATTGCGGAGAATCATAGTAGGGTTACCAGGTCTAAGGCACAGAAAGTGACAGAAGCTCCTGCAGCAAAGGAGAAAAAAGGGAgaaaagaagtgaaaaatattGGTAAGGTAGCTGCTGTTAGAGCTGAGACTGGTGACAATAGAAACTCTTTGAGTAAGAGAGGGGATGAGGGTGAAGGAAAATCAGCTATGGGTTCGGATGAGAGATCTGCAGGAGAACATGTGACTGTTGAACCTCAACTTGCTTTAAGGAGATCTAAAAGGAAAGTGAACGGGGTTGGTGGATCTGAGATGTTGATTTGCGATACAAGGGAACATGAAAAGGTCAAGGGCTCAACAAAGACCTTCAAGTTGTTGGCTTCAGGTGTTCCTGAAGTGGATACAGAAATTAGTGGAGTTGAAGGTGATCAAGGTAGAGGAGCAGTTCTGAAAATTGAAGAACCCATTCAAAAGATGGAACCCCGAAGAAGTAACAGGAGGAAGACTGTGATTGATTATACTCGTCTTATAGGTGATACATTGAGAAGCTCACTGACACAGTCAGACATTGTTCCTGAAGCTTCTAAAGATGAGAAGATGGTTATCCAGCCTATTGGAGTTACAAGGAGGTCTGGGCGTAAGACCTTAAGTGTGAAAATGGTTTCTACTATTGATACTGATTCAGCTGTAGAGAATCTCAATGCAGAAAAGCCTAAAAGCGAATCATGTCTAGGAGAGAAGGAGATTTTTGCAGTAGTTCAGAAGAATACGCGAGTAACAAGGAATACTTCCAAATGTAAGCCACCAGGGTCTCTAGACAAGGTTGGTACTGATTCAGCTGCAGAGAATATTGTTGCAGAAAAGCATATAAGTGAATCATGTTTAGGAGAGAAGGAGAATGTTGCAGCAGTTCAGAAGAATATGCGATTAACAAGGAATACTTCCAAATGTAAGCCACCAGGGCCTCTAGACAAGATTGGTGGAGATTCTAATATTCACCAGAAGAACAAAGTAACGAAGAGAAAAAGGGTTCATGTCTCAGGAGATGCAATGATAAAGAACAATGATACAATCTCTGGAGAACAGTCATTGAAAGGTAGAAGCAGTGAGGAAGTTGTGTCTCCAACTGCCAAAGGCAAATTTTCTGATGAGATGACCCAACCACACAGACTAGACAAACCCCAGACACTTGACACTTCATCTCATCACAATTCTTCGGGAATTGGGGTATCGTTGTTCTTGAATGTTCAGCTGTCCGTTTCAAAAGATTCAGAAAGTGCTAACAACTTGTgttccaaaaatatcattagTGATGTGGATCTGACATCTATAAAAGAGACTCATGAAATGAAGGAAGAGGTCTCTGCTGCTGATAGTGCTGACAATTCTTGTATGAACTTGGCCAAtgaaggaaagttggtgaactCAAACGCAAATGCAGCATCCACATCCAAGAGTGCAGCTCGGGGCACTGAGTCCTCAGCTTCTGAGGATCAAATTTGTAACAGCAGCATTGTGGAAGTGAAAGAGGGCAAGTTACTATGGGAGTTTGATGTCCATGAATCAGTTGAGCAGAATATAAAAGAAGTGGGTAGGAATGGCTCAGAAGCTTGGATGTATAGCCAAGCAGAAGATTCTGGAtgcaacaacaaaatcaatgaCCAAGTATTTGCAGAAGGCTTAAATGTTCCCGAAGAGGAAGGTTCTGCTGAGACATGCTCTTCTGCTGACAGCTTTTTGAATGGTGATCAATCAGATGTTAAGA CTGACCTAGAAGTAGCAGAGACTGAAGTGGATGAACACGTACAACCATGTGTCAGCTTGGTTGATCACCATAATGATCAAGATGACTTAGAGTTAGGAGCATCCAGTAATATTCTGGACATCAATAATGAAGATACATCCCGAACACCTGGAGCCTTTAAGTCTTGTG GGACCGATTATACCTACTCAAAGAGTTCTTCAAAACTGAAGGTGCCATCTTTAGGCATGACTGTGCATCATGTTGATGATGTGGCCAAAGGATTTGAAACCTTCTTCCATAACAGTAGAGCTTCAGAATCGGCTGAAGCTGATGAAGGAGGTTGCTCAAAAGATCAAAGTAATTCAAGTGACCAGTTCAATGAATCCAATATGCCTGAGCTATGTCATAGTGAAAGAAATGCTGGAATAGTCTCACCTGATAAGCTTTGTACCGATAGCACTGgtgttaatttaaaaaaaggtcATGATGATGTTCAAGTGGATAAGTTATTTGATCAAGAAGGAAGATACAGGATCACACCACAAGAGAAGGAAAACTTTTCTGGTGAACATTCAGTCGAGGATTTTAATGAGCAAGGGCTGTCACAACATGATTCCCCTTCTATAGCACCCACAACCATGTACAACAGCACTGGAGATCATAAGAGCTCTAATTCACAGGAAACCGATCCTTCTAGCCCCTCTTGTGTTTCTGAAACTCAAG CGGAGAAGCAAAAGAGTCTAGTGGCCAATTCCAATGAACTTGCACCCTCTAATAAGAGGCAGGTAACTTTGAGCAGTGCAAGTGAACTGGCAGGAAATGCAGTATGCTTCTTGAAGAGTTCTGAGATGAAACATGCTGGAGGCCTCATTGCTGATGAAGATG TCAATGATGAAAACTATGACATAGATGAAGAGGTTTCGGCCGAGGCAAGCATTTCACATGTCAAAAGTTGCTCTGTCAACAAGATAGCGGCTGGAAGTCTTGGTGATGTGAAGTTTCAAGACACCGCGGAAACTGTACATGAACACAAAAACCTGGTGGCAAGGAAGACAGAGTCAGATGCAGATGAAGAGGCTAGTCTTGCGACATCTAGGCAAATCTGGACAG AAGCTGAACTTCAGAATCTGTTTGGAACCTCGGACGAATATGCTCCTCCTGGTCTAAGTGACACTTTCTGTCAAGGATCTGAACGAGCAAATATGACAATGTCAGAGAACAAATCAACTCCCAGCATTAGTGGCATCTTGACCGAGAAGCCGGAAAAAGAGATGGATGAAGAAAGTGGTATCGAGAGTGATGCTAACATCTATG GAAATGCGCTAGAATCTCTGTTTGCAACACCAGTAAAGATTACTCCCTGCAAGACAGAAGAAACCTATTCTCATGGCAGTATATTGGACGGAAGTGTGATGTCGGTTCAGGAAGGGTCGGTGACAATGAAGGGAAATGTTCCTACAGGAGTTACGTCCAATGAAAAGGCTCAGAATGCTGGATATGAGATTGAGAACAACTTAGGCACTGGAGCTGCATTACCAAGTCATGGTGGAGATGGCATTTGCGAAGATGTAAATGAGGTTGAGAGTTTTGACAGAGTATTGGACGGAAGTGCAACATCGATTCAGGAATGGTCAGAGGCAATGAAGGAAAATGTTGCTACAGATGTTACGTCcaatgaaaaggaaaatactGCTGGATATGAGATTGGGGGCAACTTAGGCACTGGAGCTGCATTATCAGATAATGGTGGGGATGACATTTGCGAAGATGTAAACAAGGTTGAGAGGGTATTGGATGGAAGTGTGACATCGATTCAGGAATGCTCAGAGGCAATGAAGGAAAATGTTGCTACAGACGTTACGTCcaatgaaaaggaaaatactGCTGGATATGAGATTGAGGGCAACTTAGGCACTGGAGCTGCATTATTATCAGATAATTGTGGGGATGACATTTGGAAAGATGTAAACGAGGTTGAGAGGGTATTGGATGGAAGTGTGACATCGATTCAGGAATGCTCAGAGGCAATGAAGGAAAATGTTGCTACAGACGTTACGTCcaatgaaaaggaaaatactGCTGGATATGAGATTGGGGGCAACTTAGGCACTGGAGCTGCATTATCAGATAATGGTGGGGATGACATTTGCGAAGATGTAAATGAGGTTGAGAGAGTATTGGATGGAAGTGTGACATCGATTCAGGAATACTCAGAGGCAATGAAGGAAAATGTTGCTACAGGAGTTGCAACCAATGAAAAGGCACATAATGCAGGATATGAGGTTGAGAGCAACTTAGGCACTGGAGTTGCTTTATCAAATAATGGCGGAGATGCCATTTTTGAAGATGTAAATGAGGTTGAGAGTGTTGAATTGCTGAATACTTTCACTGGAGTTCTTTTTGAAGCTGAATATGACGGTTGTGAAGCTTTGGAGGATCAGTTGACCCATAGCAAAGAGGAGTGCCTTCTAGAAAGTAATTCAATAACAGAAGAAGACATAGAAGAGCATGCCATTCCTCTAGCAGAATCCTGTCTTAATGACGAAGAAACAGAGAAAAGTATTATAAGCGTATCTGGGTCACCACGGGATTTATATGAACTTATGTCAGAATCACGTAGTTGTAAGAGTGAAGCTCATAATAAGTTTAAGGGGGAAATGACTCAAAGTACTACATCTGAATTATCTGATGCCAATCTTCAGAAATCTGAGGTTCCTGAGAACAGCCATCTTCCTGCTGCCTGCACTAATGATCATTACAATTTAAGGGAAACATCGATCAAGACTTCCAATGAACCAGAAGTGGAAAATATTGGCAGCTCCAATAGAG GTATATCTTCCCTGATTTCTTTGAAGGTCTCTCCTGATTGTGAAGAATCAATACTAGGGAGTGATGATCAATATGAAGCCAAGAAATTGGATGAGCAAGATGGAAATCCAAAGTGCTCCCAGGATATTTCTGACGAATTGCATACCACCAGTGAAGTGGCAATTCAGGGAAATGTTTCAATTGGTTACAATAACAGTCAGGAACTGGAGCAGCTTGTAAGTTCTGATGAACTTGACAGCATAAGTAAGGAGGCCAAAGGGATGGAAACGACCACACAGACATTAAATAACACAGATGCAGTTGCAG AGCATGGATCATTTGCCTGCAGGGCATCTGGAGGTGATAAAAAGTTAGAAACTGGAGAGCCTGTTCTTAAATTAGATGAGGAAAAGGTGCAAGATGCTGGATTTGAACTTGAAAACAGCTCATGCGTTGGAGATTTATTGTCAGATGATGGCGGAGAAGACACTTGTGGAAAGATGAACGATGAGGAGGAGCAGTTGCCTGAGAACACAGAGGAGTGCCAGAAAGGAGCTAGCTTCATCCCAGAAGACAATGAAGAAAAGGTCACTTCTCCAGAAACAGACAGTAGCAATGAATTGACAGAGGAATATCTTAACATCTTGTCTGGCACACCAAAGAATTTGGATATAAATGGAGGCTGCCAAGACATGTTATTTGATAATGCTCTGTCAGAAAGCGTCATTCGTAAGAGTATAGCTGATTATAAATCCGAGCAGGAGATTATACAAGGTAGTGAAGTTGAAGATGAGTTATCTGATGCTGATCTACAAAAGTCTAACATTTCTAAGAACAGTCAGAATGTCATAGATGAAG GTACCTATCTGCCTCTATCTTCAGAGGCCTCCCCTGTCTCTGATGAActtacacaaaacaaaatttgtggAGTTATGATTTGCGATGAGGTAGATACGAAAGGAAAATCCTCTCAAGATGTGTCTGATGAGTCGCATACCAACAGTGAAGTGGCCATTCTAAAAAGCCTTTCAGATAGTAACGACCAGACTGAGGATGCTGGGCGTGCTTGCAGTCTTGAACTTGAGAGAACATCCCTGGAGATAAATGAGGCAGGCACAGCGACACAGGATCTTAACAAAGGTGTTGGTCCTAGAG ACCACGGTTCTTCTATTTGTGGTGCAGAACTGCTTCTCCATgcaagagatgaaaaaagtgaCAGTTTAAAGGGAGACAATAGCATGAAGGACATTGAAGAGGCTGAGACTTTAACTACTCAAATGGTTCAGTTTCCCGTTGAGCGTCATTTTGAGAAGAATGTGGAAGACTTCAAGAATTATACTATCGCACTCTCAAATTCACCAGCCTCTGGATCTGATGGGATTTTAAGGGAAAGTGATGTTGCAGATACAATTAAAGAGTACATTGATTCTGAATCTTCTCTGCCTGTGATCTTTGAA